A region of Scleropages formosus chromosome 2, fSclFor1.1, whole genome shotgun sequence DNA encodes the following proteins:
- the LOC108940043 gene encoding forkhead box protein P1-B-like isoform X2 encodes MMRESGTDRAMSGTYDGRDSEMDGRPSAEAPGAPDLPHLQQQQQQQLQLPVSVAMTTPQVLTAQQMQQMLSPQQVQVLLQQQQALMVQQHLQEFYKSQQDQLHLNLLQQQQPHAGKPAKAGSALQLSLQQQLLQVQQQHLLSLQRQGLLSIQAAQGALAHPLAHGGVQVERPHSRKEAKSTMVKEENGINIHGNEDLPSFAVSSPLPFSQQAPINGQPKRESSTPDVHRHGNHPLYGHGVCKWPGCEAVFDDIQGFLKHLHKEHTLDDRSAAQCRVQMQVVQQLELQLAKDRERLQAMMNHLHVKSTETKAAPQPVSPLNLVSNTIFSKTGIPEGSPPLSLPQKPATSISQTPSVISTNSLYAVGPVRKRYSDKYMPMSPDMVQNKEFYRSTEVRPPFTYASLIRQAILESPEKQLTLNEIYNWFTAMFAYFRRNTATWKNAVRHNLSLHKCFVRVENVKGAVWTVDEVEFQKRRPQKTSGSSSLMKCMQTSLSYSPVLANFEVPVGDKHIPLYTTTSAGSPPPNSQATAPYEEANGFTEESTDSYESPGPSSMPVTTEVNVKDEEMDTEDQEVTPSHVMAEDQDSDVSQDREYADRSKGNGDAHLA; translated from the exons ATGATGCGTGAGTCTGGGACAGACCGGGCGATGAGCGGCACTTACGATGGACGCGACTCGGAGATGGACGGGAGGCCCAGTGCGGAAGCCCCAGGTGCCCCTGATCTCCCccatctgcagcagcagcagcagcagcaactacAG CTTCCAGTGTCAGTCGCCATGACAACCCCCCAGGTCTTGACTGCACAGCAGATGCAACAGATGCTGAGCCCTCAACAAGTCCAGGTCTTGCTCCAGCAGCAACAGGCCCTTATGGTACAGCAG CACCTGCAGGAGTTTTACAAGAGTCAGCAGGACCAGCTTCACCTAaatctcctgcagcagcagcagccacatGCAGGGAAGCCAGCTAAAGCA GGATCAGCTCTACAGCTttccctccagcagcagctcctgcaggtacagcagcagcacctcctcAGTCTACAACGGCAGGGTCTGCTGTCCATCCAAGCTGCTCAGGGTGCATTGGCCCATCCCCTTGCTCACG GTGGGGTTCAGGTTGAGCGGCCGCATTCACGCAAGGAAGCCAAAAGCACAATGGTGAAAGAGGAGAACGGCATCAATATCCACGGCAACGAGGATCTCCCATCCTTTGCTGTCAGCTCTCCGCTGCCTTTCAGCCAGCAAGCCCCCATAAATGGACAGCCAAAGAGAGAGAG TTCCACACCAGATGTCCACCGCCACGGCAACCACCCTCTCTATGGACACGGAGTGTGCAAGTGGCCTGGGTGTGAGGCGGTTTTTGATGACATTCAAGGATTTCTCAA ACACCTGCACAAGGAGCACACGCTGGACGACCGCAGCGCTGCGCAGTGTCGCGTGCAGatgcaggtggtgcagcagctggagctgcag CTTGCCAAGGACAGAGAGCGTCTGCAGGCCATGATGAATCACTTACATGTGAAATCTACTGAAACCAAAGCTGCCCCACAGCCAGTGAGTCCA CTCAACCTGGTGTCAAACACCATCTTCTCAAAGACGGGCATTCCGGAGGGTTCTCCACCCCTGAGCTTGCCCCAGAAGCCAGCCACATCCATCTCCCAAACCCCATCTGTCATCAGCACCAACAGCCTGTACGCTGTGGGTCCCGTCCGAAAGCGCTACTCAGACAAATACATGCCCATGTCCCCAG ATATGGTCCAGAACAAAGAGTTCTACAGGAGTACTGAAGTAAGACCCCCGTTCACTTATGCCTCCCTTATAAGGCAG GCCATTCTGGAATCACCAGAAAAGCAGCTGACACTAAATGAAATCTACAACTGGTTTACAGCAATGTTTGCTTATTTCAGACGCAACACAGCCACATGGAAG AACGCAGTCCGCCATAATCTCAGCCTTCACAAGTGTTTTGTGCGGGTAGAGAACGTTAAGGGGGCTGTGTGGACGGTGGATGAGGTAGAGTTCCAAAAGCGAAGGCCGCAAAAGACAAGTGG ATCTTCATCACTGATGAAGTGCATGCAGACCAGCCTGTCCTACAGTCCAGTTCTAGCTAATTTTGAG GTGCCGGTGGGGGACAAACACATCCCACTCTACACTACTACTTCTGCAGGgagcccccccccaaactcACAGGCCACTGCACCCTACGAGGAGGCCAACGGTTTCACGGAGGAGAGCACTGACAGTTACGAGAGTCCTGGACCTTCCTCCATGCCAGTCAC GACTGAGGTAAATGTCAAAGATGAAGAAATGGACACAGAGGACCAGGAAGTAACACCAAGTCACGTGATGGCCGAGGACCAAGACTCAGACGTCAGTCAGGACAGGGAATACGCAGATCGATCGAAGGGCAACGGCGATGCTCATCTTGCGTAG
- the LOC108940043 gene encoding forkhead box protein P1-B-like isoform X1 → MMRESGTDRAMSGTYDGRDSEMDGRPSAEAPGAPDLPHLQQQQQQQLQLPVSVAMTTPQVLTAQQMQQMLSPQQVQVLLQQQQALMVQQQHLQEFYKSQQDQLHLNLLQQQQPHAGKPAKAGSALQLSLQQQLLQVQQQHLLSLQRQGLLSIQAAQGALAHPLAHGGVQVERPHSRKEAKSTMVKEENGINIHGNEDLPSFAVSSPLPFSQQAPINGQPKRESSTPDVHRHGNHPLYGHGVCKWPGCEAVFDDIQGFLKHLHKEHTLDDRSAAQCRVQMQVVQQLELQLAKDRERLQAMMNHLHVKSTETKAAPQPVSPLNLVSNTIFSKTGIPEGSPPLSLPQKPATSISQTPSVISTNSLYAVGPVRKRYSDKYMPMSPDMVQNKEFYRSTEVRPPFTYASLIRQAILESPEKQLTLNEIYNWFTAMFAYFRRNTATWKNAVRHNLSLHKCFVRVENVKGAVWTVDEVEFQKRRPQKTSGSSSLMKCMQTSLSYSPVLANFEVPVGDKHIPLYTTTSAGSPPPNSQATAPYEEANGFTEESTDSYESPGPSSMPVTTEVNVKDEEMDTEDQEVTPSHVMAEDQDSDVSQDREYADRSKGNGDAHLA, encoded by the exons ATGATGCGTGAGTCTGGGACAGACCGGGCGATGAGCGGCACTTACGATGGACGCGACTCGGAGATGGACGGGAGGCCCAGTGCGGAAGCCCCAGGTGCCCCTGATCTCCCccatctgcagcagcagcagcagcagcaactacAG CTTCCAGTGTCAGTCGCCATGACAACCCCCCAGGTCTTGACTGCACAGCAGATGCAACAGATGCTGAGCCCTCAACAAGTCCAGGTCTTGCTCCAGCAGCAACAGGCCCTTATGGTACAGCAG CAGCACCTGCAGGAGTTTTACAAGAGTCAGCAGGACCAGCTTCACCTAaatctcctgcagcagcagcagccacatGCAGGGAAGCCAGCTAAAGCA GGATCAGCTCTACAGCTttccctccagcagcagctcctgcaggtacagcagcagcacctcctcAGTCTACAACGGCAGGGTCTGCTGTCCATCCAAGCTGCTCAGGGTGCATTGGCCCATCCCCTTGCTCACG GTGGGGTTCAGGTTGAGCGGCCGCATTCACGCAAGGAAGCCAAAAGCACAATGGTGAAAGAGGAGAACGGCATCAATATCCACGGCAACGAGGATCTCCCATCCTTTGCTGTCAGCTCTCCGCTGCCTTTCAGCCAGCAAGCCCCCATAAATGGACAGCCAAAGAGAGAGAG TTCCACACCAGATGTCCACCGCCACGGCAACCACCCTCTCTATGGACACGGAGTGTGCAAGTGGCCTGGGTGTGAGGCGGTTTTTGATGACATTCAAGGATTTCTCAA ACACCTGCACAAGGAGCACACGCTGGACGACCGCAGCGCTGCGCAGTGTCGCGTGCAGatgcaggtggtgcagcagctggagctgcag CTTGCCAAGGACAGAGAGCGTCTGCAGGCCATGATGAATCACTTACATGTGAAATCTACTGAAACCAAAGCTGCCCCACAGCCAGTGAGTCCA CTCAACCTGGTGTCAAACACCATCTTCTCAAAGACGGGCATTCCGGAGGGTTCTCCACCCCTGAGCTTGCCCCAGAAGCCAGCCACATCCATCTCCCAAACCCCATCTGTCATCAGCACCAACAGCCTGTACGCTGTGGGTCCCGTCCGAAAGCGCTACTCAGACAAATACATGCCCATGTCCCCAG ATATGGTCCAGAACAAAGAGTTCTACAGGAGTACTGAAGTAAGACCCCCGTTCACTTATGCCTCCCTTATAAGGCAG GCCATTCTGGAATCACCAGAAAAGCAGCTGACACTAAATGAAATCTACAACTGGTTTACAGCAATGTTTGCTTATTTCAGACGCAACACAGCCACATGGAAG AACGCAGTCCGCCATAATCTCAGCCTTCACAAGTGTTTTGTGCGGGTAGAGAACGTTAAGGGGGCTGTGTGGACGGTGGATGAGGTAGAGTTCCAAAAGCGAAGGCCGCAAAAGACAAGTGG ATCTTCATCACTGATGAAGTGCATGCAGACCAGCCTGTCCTACAGTCCAGTTCTAGCTAATTTTGAG GTGCCGGTGGGGGACAAACACATCCCACTCTACACTACTACTTCTGCAGGgagcccccccccaaactcACAGGCCACTGCACCCTACGAGGAGGCCAACGGTTTCACGGAGGAGAGCACTGACAGTTACGAGAGTCCTGGACCTTCCTCCATGCCAGTCAC GACTGAGGTAAATGTCAAAGATGAAGAAATGGACACAGAGGACCAGGAAGTAACACCAAGTCACGTGATGGCCGAGGACCAAGACTCAGACGTCAGTCAGGACAGGGAATACGCAGATCGATCGAAGGGCAACGGCGATGCTCATCTTGCGTAG
- the LOC108940043 gene encoding forkhead box protein P1-B-like isoform X3, which produces MMRESGTDRAMSGTYDGRDSEMDGRPSAEAPGAPDLPHLQQQQQQQLQLPVSVAMTTPQVLTAQQMQQMLSPQQVQVLLQQQQALMVQQQHLQEFYKSQQDQLHLNLLQQQQPHAGKPAKAGSALQLSLQQQLLQVQQQHLLSLQRQGLLSIQAAQGALAHPLAHGGVQVERPHSRKEAKSTMVKEENGINIHGNEDLPSFAVSSPLPFSQQAPINGQPKRESSTPDVHRHGNHPLYGHGVCKWPGCEAVFDDIQGFLKHLHKEHTLDDRSAAQCRVQMQVVQQLELQLAKDRERLQAMMNHLHVKSTETKAAPQPLNLVSNTIFSKTGIPEGSPPLSLPQKPATSISQTPSVISTNSLYAVGPVRKRYSDKYMPMSPDMVQNKEFYRSTEVRPPFTYASLIRQAILESPEKQLTLNEIYNWFTAMFAYFRRNTATWKNAVRHNLSLHKCFVRVENVKGAVWTVDEVEFQKRRPQKTSGSSSLMKCMQTSLSYSPVLANFEVPVGDKHIPLYTTTSAGSPPPNSQATAPYEEANGFTEESTDSYESPGPSSMPVTTEVNVKDEEMDTEDQEVTPSHVMAEDQDSDVSQDREYADRSKGNGDAHLA; this is translated from the exons ATGATGCGTGAGTCTGGGACAGACCGGGCGATGAGCGGCACTTACGATGGACGCGACTCGGAGATGGACGGGAGGCCCAGTGCGGAAGCCCCAGGTGCCCCTGATCTCCCccatctgcagcagcagcagcagcagcaactacAG CTTCCAGTGTCAGTCGCCATGACAACCCCCCAGGTCTTGACTGCACAGCAGATGCAACAGATGCTGAGCCCTCAACAAGTCCAGGTCTTGCTCCAGCAGCAACAGGCCCTTATGGTACAGCAG CAGCACCTGCAGGAGTTTTACAAGAGTCAGCAGGACCAGCTTCACCTAaatctcctgcagcagcagcagccacatGCAGGGAAGCCAGCTAAAGCA GGATCAGCTCTACAGCTttccctccagcagcagctcctgcaggtacagcagcagcacctcctcAGTCTACAACGGCAGGGTCTGCTGTCCATCCAAGCTGCTCAGGGTGCATTGGCCCATCCCCTTGCTCACG GTGGGGTTCAGGTTGAGCGGCCGCATTCACGCAAGGAAGCCAAAAGCACAATGGTGAAAGAGGAGAACGGCATCAATATCCACGGCAACGAGGATCTCCCATCCTTTGCTGTCAGCTCTCCGCTGCCTTTCAGCCAGCAAGCCCCCATAAATGGACAGCCAAAGAGAGAGAG TTCCACACCAGATGTCCACCGCCACGGCAACCACCCTCTCTATGGACACGGAGTGTGCAAGTGGCCTGGGTGTGAGGCGGTTTTTGATGACATTCAAGGATTTCTCAA ACACCTGCACAAGGAGCACACGCTGGACGACCGCAGCGCTGCGCAGTGTCGCGTGCAGatgcaggtggtgcagcagctggagctgcag CTTGCCAAGGACAGAGAGCGTCTGCAGGCCATGATGAATCACTTACATGTGAAATCTACTGAAACCAAAGCTGCCCCACAGCCA CTCAACCTGGTGTCAAACACCATCTTCTCAAAGACGGGCATTCCGGAGGGTTCTCCACCCCTGAGCTTGCCCCAGAAGCCAGCCACATCCATCTCCCAAACCCCATCTGTCATCAGCACCAACAGCCTGTACGCTGTGGGTCCCGTCCGAAAGCGCTACTCAGACAAATACATGCCCATGTCCCCAG ATATGGTCCAGAACAAAGAGTTCTACAGGAGTACTGAAGTAAGACCCCCGTTCACTTATGCCTCCCTTATAAGGCAG GCCATTCTGGAATCACCAGAAAAGCAGCTGACACTAAATGAAATCTACAACTGGTTTACAGCAATGTTTGCTTATTTCAGACGCAACACAGCCACATGGAAG AACGCAGTCCGCCATAATCTCAGCCTTCACAAGTGTTTTGTGCGGGTAGAGAACGTTAAGGGGGCTGTGTGGACGGTGGATGAGGTAGAGTTCCAAAAGCGAAGGCCGCAAAAGACAAGTGG ATCTTCATCACTGATGAAGTGCATGCAGACCAGCCTGTCCTACAGTCCAGTTCTAGCTAATTTTGAG GTGCCGGTGGGGGACAAACACATCCCACTCTACACTACTACTTCTGCAGGgagcccccccccaaactcACAGGCCACTGCACCCTACGAGGAGGCCAACGGTTTCACGGAGGAGAGCACTGACAGTTACGAGAGTCCTGGACCTTCCTCCATGCCAGTCAC GACTGAGGTAAATGTCAAAGATGAAGAAATGGACACAGAGGACCAGGAAGTAACACCAAGTCACGTGATGGCCGAGGACCAAGACTCAGACGTCAGTCAGGACAGGGAATACGCAGATCGATCGAAGGGCAACGGCGATGCTCATCTTGCGTAG